Proteins encoded together in one Bombiscardovia nodaiensis window:
- a CDS encoding DNA polymerase III subunit delta', whose product MSVWESIVGQERTVDLLQHIVASQGSGRDTMTQSWLFCGPPGSGRSNLAKAFAAALISPDHGMGEQVTKETGEVLAGTHPDVTYLATDKVTIGIKEVRELIMTSEQMPSTAPWRVMVIEDVDRMLERTTNVLLKEIEEPAPHTVWILCAPSAQDVLPTIRSRTRVINLAVPTNKAVAAFLMESLQIDQHQAARAARLAQGHIGVAKLYATDQQVVKDRDDLVTGLLLMRKASDAVLLAVKLANQARDQAARDAEAQVEREEANFRRINGLGPKDAVPRQILGAYHQISSKDELRRRTVRRSRDVLDRGLTTLASVYRDVCVLQNGADAQVGLVNMENRAAITELSVRLSKQGAVERIRHIAVARKRIEGNGSQLLDLEALMCNLLV is encoded by the coding sequence GTGAGTGTCTGGGAGTCCATTGTGGGCCAAGAGCGCACAGTGGACTTATTGCAGCATATCGTAGCCTCGCAAGGTTCGGGCAGGGACACAATGACCCAGTCCTGGCTCTTCTGTGGGCCTCCCGGGTCGGGTCGTTCCAATTTAGCCAAAGCCTTTGCTGCTGCCCTGATTAGCCCGGACCACGGCATGGGTGAGCAGGTCACAAAAGAGACGGGAGAAGTCCTCGCGGGCACCCACCCTGATGTGACGTATTTGGCCACAGACAAGGTGACGATTGGCATTAAAGAGGTCCGCGAACTCATCATGACCTCCGAGCAGATGCCCTCAACTGCCCCCTGGCGCGTGATGGTGATTGAAGATGTGGACCGGATGCTTGAGCGCACCACGAATGTGCTTCTAAAGGAGATTGAGGAGCCGGCCCCGCACACGGTCTGGATTCTGTGCGCTCCCAGCGCCCAAGACGTGCTGCCGACTATCCGCTCCCGCACGCGAGTTATCAACCTGGCTGTGCCGACCAATAAGGCCGTAGCTGCCTTCCTTATGGAGAGTTTGCAGATTGACCAGCACCAGGCCGCGCGCGCTGCCCGCCTGGCTCAAGGGCACATAGGCGTAGCTAAGCTCTATGCCACTGATCAGCAAGTTGTCAAAGACCGCGACGATTTAGTTACGGGCCTCCTGCTCATGCGTAAGGCTTCGGACGCGGTGCTCCTGGCTGTCAAACTCGCTAACCAGGCCCGGGACCAGGCGGCGCGAGATGCCGAGGCTCAGGTGGAACGCGAGGAGGCAAACTTCCGCCGTATCAACGGTTTGGGGCCTAAAGACGCGGTGCCCAGGCAGATACTCGGCGCCTACCACCAGATTTCCAGCAAGGATGAGCTGCGTCGGCGCACGGTTCGCCGCTCGCGTGACGTGCTCGACCGGGGCTTAACGACGCTAGCTTCGGTCTACCGGGACGTGTGCGTGCTCCAAAATGGCGCCGATGCCCAGGTTGGGCTGGTCAATATGGAGAATCGGGCGGCCATCACTGAGCTGTCGGTCAGGCTCAGCAAGCAGGGGGCTGTGGAGCGAATCCGGCACATTGCCGTGGCTCGTAAGCGCATTGAGGGCAACGGTTCGCAGCTCTTAGATCTGGAAGCGTTGATGTGCAATCTGCTGGTGTAA
- a CDS encoding PTS ascorbate transporter subunit IIB yields the protein MDILCVCGNGIGTSVLLKVNVEQAAADLGMDVNVTTSDAGSAKGTANMNDLVLTSKELAPELEGTTTPVETVTNFMDLDEVKSILQEYAD from the coding sequence ATGGATATTTTGTGCGTTTGCGGTAACGGTATCGGCACTTCAGTACTGCTCAAGGTCAACGTTGAGCAGGCGGCTGCCGACCTGGGCATGGACGTCAACGTCACCACTTCCGACGCTGGTTCGGCCAAGGGCACCGCGAATATGAACGACCTTGTGCTCACTTCCAAGGAGCTCGCTCCCGAGCTGGAAGGAACCACCACTCCGGTTGAAACGGTGACTAATTTTATGGATTTGGACGAAGTCAAGTCCATCCTGCAAGAGTACGCCGACTGA
- a CDS encoding phosphoenolpyruvate-protein phosphotransferase, with protein sequence MIISGVGIGRGVAVGPAIRMAASLDVPSDEPRNASLSAESEMGRIERSMDEVNKDLLVRAQAAQEGDEGAKQAAPILTALAQMAQDPALKTAIKAQLDAGKTAERATYEGFGSFEEQLKAIGGYMGERAGDLHDVGQRVIASLLGVPAPGVPQSDKPFVLVAPDLSPADTASLDLGKVLAIVTSQGGPTSHTAILARSRGIVAVVSAPEADDIHTGDMLIVNAAKSEVTSDPTQEQIDEAEQARQAADQAKALRGQPGQLKDGYKIPLLANVGKPEDADPALEYGAEGVGLFRSEFLFLGLEQSPSVEVQTKAYQALLERFPGRKVVIRMLDAGADKPLPFLTPEDEPNPALGLRGLRTLKEHYQVLDDQLTALARADAATNADLWVMAPMVADEHEAAYFVKLGKAKGLKKVGVMAEVPSIALMADKVAKVADFVSIGTNDLTQYTLAADRILGSVASYQTAWHPAVLRAIKLIADAGNANGMPVGVCGEAAADPDLAVVLAGIGVNSLSMTPVALDDVRAELAKHTLEEAKDLAARALDGEFYHPQGWDL encoded by the coding sequence ATGATCATTTCAGGTGTAGGAATCGGGCGTGGTGTCGCCGTTGGTCCAGCTATTCGTATGGCAGCGAGTCTGGATGTGCCCAGCGATGAGCCTCGCAACGCTTCGCTGAGCGCGGAAAGCGAAATGGGGCGTATCGAGCGTTCGATGGATGAGGTCAACAAGGACTTGCTCGTCCGGGCGCAGGCGGCCCAAGAGGGCGATGAGGGAGCCAAGCAGGCTGCCCCGATTTTGACGGCCCTGGCTCAGATGGCTCAAGACCCAGCCCTGAAGACTGCTATCAAGGCCCAGCTCGACGCGGGCAAGACTGCTGAGCGCGCTACCTACGAAGGTTTTGGCTCCTTTGAGGAGCAGCTCAAGGCCATCGGCGGCTACATGGGCGAGCGTGCCGGCGACCTGCACGACGTGGGCCAGCGGGTGATTGCTTCCCTCCTGGGCGTTCCAGCTCCGGGCGTGCCCCAGTCCGACAAGCCCTTCGTGCTTGTGGCCCCAGACCTCTCTCCGGCCGACACGGCCAGCTTGGATTTGGGCAAGGTGCTGGCTATCGTCACCAGCCAGGGTGGCCCGACCAGCCACACGGCCATTTTGGCCCGTTCGCGCGGCATCGTAGCAGTCGTTTCTGCCCCCGAAGCCGATGACATCCACACTGGCGACATGCTGATTGTGAACGCTGCCAAGAGCGAAGTAACTTCCGACCCCACACAAGAGCAGATTGACGAGGCTGAGCAGGCCCGTCAGGCTGCCGACCAGGCTAAGGCCCTGCGCGGCCAGCCCGGCCAGCTGAAGGACGGCTACAAGATTCCGCTCTTGGCCAACGTGGGCAAGCCCGAAGATGCCGATCCGGCCCTGGAGTACGGCGCCGAGGGCGTGGGCCTCTTCCGCTCCGAGTTCCTCTTCCTGGGACTCGAGCAGTCGCCGTCCGTGGAGGTGCAGACTAAGGCCTACCAGGCTCTGCTGGAGCGCTTCCCCGGCCGCAAGGTCGTTATCCGTATGCTCGACGCGGGCGCTGACAAGCCCCTGCCCTTCCTCACTCCCGAGGACGAGCCCAACCCAGCTCTGGGCCTGCGCGGCCTGCGCACCCTGAAGGAGCACTACCAGGTGCTGGACGACCAGCTGACGGCCCTGGCTCGCGCCGATGCCGCTACCAACGCTGACCTGTGGGTCATGGCACCCATGGTGGCGGACGAGCACGAGGCTGCCTACTTCGTCAAGCTGGGCAAGGCCAAGGGCTTGAAGAAGGTGGGCGTCATGGCCGAAGTGCCTTCGATTGCTCTGATGGCCGACAAGGTGGCGAAGGTGGCCGATTTCGTCTCCATTGGTACCAATGATTTAACCCAGTACACTCTGGCTGCCGACCGCATACTTGGCTCGGTCGCCTCCTACCAGACCGCCTGGCATCCGGCCGTTTTGCGCGCGATTAAGCTCATTGCGGACGCGGGCAACGCCAACGGCATGCCCGTGGGTGTGTGTGGCGAGGCTGCAGCTGACCCTGATTTGGCTGTAGTTCTGGCCGGCATCGGTGTCAACAGCTTGTCCATGACCCCTGTGGCCCTGGACGACGTGCGTGCTGAGCTAGCCAAGCACACCCTGGAGGAAGCCAAGGATTTGGCGGCCCGCGCCCTAGATGGCGAGTTCTACCATCCCCAGGGCTGGGATTTATAA
- a CDS encoding phosphotransferase, translated as MATITRSVLITDPVGIHARPASEFSQAAAASGCKVTISKEPGKPGVDASSILMVMSLGVAKGDTVELTVDGDNAEQVADQLIEVLTKAE; from the coding sequence ATGGCAACCATCACCCGCAGCGTCCTCATCACCGATCCGGTCGGTATCCACGCTCGTCCCGCCTCCGAATTTTCGCAGGCTGCAGCAGCCTCTGGCTGCAAGGTCACCATCTCCAAGGAACCCGGCAAGCCCGGTGTCGATGCCTCCTCCATCCTCATGGTCATGAGCCTGGGCGTAGCCAAGGGCGACACCGTTGAGCTCACCGTGGACGGCGACAATGCCGAGCAGGTGGCTGATCAGCTCATTGAAGTTCTCACCAAGGCCGAGTAA
- a CDS encoding LacI family transcriptional regulator: MTRETASSQTSIANVAALANVSTATVSRVLSGQRSKDDDIAQRVRQAADQLNYSANFAASSLRSDVTRTIGLVLPQISEEETPTVLLNSLSAAIRAANRYLLLAVGTDAQEQSKDLHSFLARGVDGLIIISDSSADSLIDSLNQAHKDLPIVQIGGKSLTPHISWVGTDESEAMRMTVDHLAEQGAHAIAYLSREIETYTAADLFTTFYTQAKALDLTPDPDWVQFGPCTMERGYQAALSLFQGRRIVPDAVVCASDAVALGVLIACRHINLRVPEDVKIIGYGDSPACELAQPALTSIHPVYEDMANEAVRIICERTTGKPRLPSYRAFKPELIYRESTWSPRTGSSDMTLPGAVDY, encoded by the coding sequence ATGACACGAGAGACGGCCTCTAGCCAGACTTCTATAGCAAATGTTGCTGCCTTAGCCAATGTCTCAACCGCCACTGTCTCTCGGGTGCTCTCCGGTCAGCGATCCAAAGACGACGACATCGCCCAACGCGTACGTCAGGCAGCAGACCAGCTCAACTACTCAGCCAACTTTGCCGCCTCTAGCCTGCGCTCAGATGTCACGCGAACCATCGGACTGGTCCTGCCGCAAATCAGCGAGGAAGAGACACCGACCGTCTTGCTCAACTCGCTCTCGGCCGCCATCCGTGCAGCCAACCGCTACCTCCTCCTCGCCGTTGGTACTGACGCTCAAGAGCAGAGCAAGGACCTCCATTCCTTCCTTGCCCGCGGTGTCGATGGGCTTATTATTATCTCCGACTCCAGCGCCGACTCCCTTATCGACTCCCTCAACCAAGCCCATAAAGATCTGCCCATCGTACAGATTGGCGGCAAGTCGCTCACTCCGCACATCAGCTGGGTGGGGACCGACGAGAGCGAAGCTATGCGGATGACCGTAGATCACCTGGCCGAGCAGGGAGCCCACGCCATCGCCTACCTCAGTCGAGAAATTGAAACGTATACAGCTGCCGACCTCTTTACCACCTTCTACACCCAAGCCAAAGCCTTAGATCTCACACCGGACCCAGACTGGGTGCAATTTGGCCCCTGCACCATGGAACGCGGCTATCAGGCAGCCCTCTCACTCTTCCAAGGGCGGCGAATCGTGCCCGACGCAGTAGTCTGCGCCAGCGACGCTGTAGCCCTGGGAGTGCTCATCGCCTGCCGACATATCAACTTGCGCGTGCCAGAAGATGTAAAAATCATTGGATACGGGGACTCGCCTGCCTGCGAGCTAGCCCAGCCCGCCCTCACTTCCATCCACCCTGTCTACGAAGATATGGCAAACGAGGCGGTTCGTATTATTTGCGAGCGCACGACAGGAAAGCCCCGCCTGCCAAGCTATAGGGCCTTTAAACCCGAATTAATCTACCGCGAGTCTACCTGGTCGCCGCGCACGGGCTCAAGCGACATGACCCTGCCCGGCGCTGTCGATTACTGA
- a CDS encoding PTS ascorbate transporter subunit IIC: MNVLLAVLNFISQEILNVPAYLIGIVAAVGLIALKRSTGQVISGALKAAMGYLILGAGATVVTNALDPFGKLVFKATGAHGVVPTNEVIVAQASSQFGAASAYIIVLSFLLMLVFARFTPLKYVFLTGHHMVFMSTLMALVLSVGFGKGANQWLIVIIGAVLMGVIMVVMPAFAQPFMNRVTGSDKLSIGHFNTLGYIVSGAVGSAVGKKSRSTEDIDFPKGLSFLRDSMVSTTLLMVVLYLVFSVWAAFVVPASEAFAIFPSHPGNYGAFFMAAFAQALQFGIGVSIILYGVRIILGELVPAFQGIANKVVPGARPALDIPIVFPYGANASLIGFLASFAGGLVALLIIAAWLGPVWGLALILPGMVPHFFDGGGAGVFGNATGGRIGAIVGAFINGLLITILPAILMTVLGSFGLSNATFGDADFAWYGTVVGKLAQMGLPVGAVMLMIVAVVLFAAAWVWQVKVVNTGWLPAAKHAELMDQIKAQEQQEKEAQKAAAKAARAAAKAAKAQEAGVEGAAPVK, from the coding sequence ATGAACGTCTTACTCGCTGTGCTGAACTTCATCAGCCAGGAGATACTCAACGTCCCTGCCTACCTCATAGGTATTGTGGCCGCGGTTGGCTTGATCGCCCTCAAGCGCTCAACCGGCCAGGTCATTTCGGGCGCTTTGAAGGCCGCCATGGGCTACCTGATTTTGGGTGCCGGTGCTACAGTCGTCACCAACGCTCTGGACCCCTTCGGCAAGCTCGTCTTTAAGGCTACCGGAGCCCACGGCGTGGTGCCCACCAACGAGGTCATTGTGGCCCAGGCTTCCAGCCAGTTCGGTGCTGCTTCGGCCTACATCATCGTCTTGAGCTTCCTGCTCATGCTGGTGTTTGCCCGCTTCACCCCCTTGAAGTATGTCTTCCTGACCGGCCACCACATGGTCTTTATGTCCACGCTGATGGCACTCGTGCTCTCGGTTGGCTTCGGCAAGGGCGCAAACCAGTGGCTCATCGTCATCATCGGTGCCGTCCTCATGGGTGTCATCATGGTGGTTATGCCCGCCTTCGCGCAGCCTTTCATGAACCGCGTTACCGGCTCCGACAAGCTCTCCATCGGCCACTTCAACACCCTGGGCTACATTGTCTCCGGTGCTGTCGGCTCTGCCGTGGGCAAGAAGTCCCGCTCCACTGAGGACATCGACTTCCCCAAGGGCCTGTCCTTCCTGCGCGATTCCATGGTCTCCACTACCCTGCTGATGGTGGTGCTCTACCTGGTCTTCTCGGTCTGGGCTGCCTTCGTGGTGCCAGCTTCCGAAGCCTTCGCCATCTTCCCCTCGCACCCCGGAAACTATGGTGCCTTCTTCATGGCCGCCTTCGCGCAGGCCCTGCAGTTCGGCATTGGCGTCTCCATCATCCTCTACGGCGTGCGTATCATCTTGGGCGAGCTGGTTCCCGCCTTCCAGGGCATTGCCAACAAGGTTGTCCCCGGCGCTCGTCCGGCCCTGGACATCCCGATTGTCTTCCCCTACGGTGCTAACGCCTCCCTGATTGGCTTCCTGGCCTCCTTCGCGGGCGGTCTGGTCGCCCTGCTGATTATTGCAGCTTGGCTCGGCCCGGTCTGGGGTCTGGCTCTGATTCTGCCCGGCATGGTGCCTCACTTCTTCGACGGCGGCGGTGCTGGTGTCTTCGGCAACGCAACCGGCGGTCGTATCGGCGCTATCGTGGGTGCTTTCATCAACGGCCTGCTCATCACCATCCTGCCCGCCATTCTGATGACGGTCCTCGGCTCCTTCGGCCTGTCCAACGCCACCTTCGGCGATGCGGACTTCGCCTGGTACGGCACGGTCGTCGGCAAGCTGGCCCAGATGGGTCTGCCGGTGGGCGCTGTCATGCTGATGATCGTAGCTGTGGTGCTCTTCGCCGCGGCTTGGGTCTGGCAGGTCAAGGTTGTCAACACCGGTTGGCTGCCCGCTGCCAAGCACGCTGAGCTCATGGACCAGATTAAGGCCCAGGAGCAGCAGGAGAAGGAAGCGCAGAAGGCCGCTGCTAAGGCTGCTCGCGCTGCCGCTAAGGCTGCCAAGGCTCAGGAGGCTGGCGTCGAAGGCGCTGCTCCTGTCAAGTAA
- a CDS encoding PTS ascorbate transporter subunit IIA, translating to MADFKAFLPDSSFALDVSVEDWKGAIQQAGERLVASGFTTDAYTEQMIETVEKMGPYIVIAPGLALAHSRPSDAVLGTGLSWVRLKTPVEFGNKANDPVSLVIGLAGRDEQEHLQVMSAIAGALTNKEKTAKLAQAGTPEEIRAILEG from the coding sequence ATGGCAGATTTCAAAGCTTTCCTGCCGGACTCGTCGTTCGCGCTGGACGTGTCGGTAGAGGACTGGAAGGGCGCAATTCAGCAGGCTGGTGAGCGCCTGGTAGCCTCCGGTTTCACTACTGACGCTTACACCGAGCAGATGATCGAGACGGTGGAAAAGATGGGCCCCTACATCGTGATTGCCCCTGGCCTCGCTCTGGCTCACTCCCGCCCTTCGGACGCGGTGCTGGGCACTGGCCTGTCTTGGGTTCGCCTGAAGACCCCGGTCGAGTTTGGCAACAAGGCCAACGACCCGGTCTCCCTGGTGATTGGCCTGGCTGGCCGTGACGAGCAGGAGCACTTGCAGGTCATGTCCGCCATCGCCGGCGCGCTGACCAACAAGGAAAAGACGGCGAAATTGGCTCAGGCGGGAACTCCCGAAGAGATTCGCGCCATTCTCGAAGGCTGA